The Raphanus sativus cultivar WK10039 chromosome 6, ASM80110v3, whole genome shotgun sequence sequence AAACAGAACACTTCGCTTAGTTATCCTTTCACTATTACCCTTATAGGAGTTATAGATCTGCTCTTGCTTGGTGTAGTTGACCGGCTGATTGAAGCTGACTTCCTGGTAGCCATTGAACCCGATCTTAGTAGCGGAAACCGATGCGGTGACACTGATCTCTTATCTGATTATATATCACAATTAACACACAAAACCATACATTAAAACCAATCGttattcaaagaaaacaaaaacagagcgAGCTCTTGTGGTTTCTTACCTTGTTCTTTCTTCTGAACGGTGGACGTAAACGAAAAGGTTGCTGATCTCTGAGGTGGTTGCCGTGGAGATGAAGCCTGAGATGTTGATTTTCTGCAACAACAACATGTGTTAAGAGAgtcattacattttttttgtggCTTTCAAGCAATAAGAGTTTTGGAGTGTTTTTAAATACCtaaccggtggtggtggaggaggaggaggtgttTCCCGGATTGTAGCACGCACAGCTGCAAGacaaacaaaccaaaatcaagGAACCAAACTCATGTAAAAGAACAGAAACAAAGGGGGAAGATCAAAGTTACCGTTTCGGAACTGGTTCCAGTCATCTGCATCCTCTAAGCTGCTTCCAAAGTACTTAAGCTTTTCAAGATTAGTAGTCTTTATAGTTTCACCAGCTGGCAAGATGTATCGTTTATGGAACTTTGGAGTGTCGATTACAAGTGATTGCTGTGAACGTCCTTCGTGATCCATATACTCTTGGCACATCCTTAGCCTCTGTTCGATGCAAGATACTCTTAGTTCGGTCTCTGCTACTTCATCCACCTTTTCATCGATGAAGTCGTTGACTTTATAGGTGATGGAGCCTAGATGGTCAACTGTATTCACCAGAGCCTTCACCGCGTAATCTTTCAGCGTCTCTACAACTCTGCATTTTAAACACAAGAGTTTCAAATCATGGAAGAACTGAATCTGCTGAAGAGCTGCTGCTTGAATACACAAACTCACATCTGTCTTTTATCGTCGGTTGTGTAAGATAGTTCGAAGTACTCAGCTGCTGAATACAACTGCGTTCGCAGATTCCTCAAGTCCTGAGAAAGAAAGCAGAGGCGCTTAGACCATTTTCACTTCAATGATGTATCATCAGTTCACCATTTGTTTCATTggagataataaaattttcaaaaaaaataaaaatgtataccTTAAGACCATCAGAGAAGAGCATGCTTTGTTCCATAGATGCCTCATCATAATTCGATGCTTCTCGGGACTCAGGCATCGTAGCAGCAATCTCTGAATCAACATATGAACATAAAGGAGGAGAATCTTATCCAAAATGCTTTACTTAGAACGATGTATAAGAAGATCTAAGCAATCTATTTGTATACACGGAATGTATGAAGAGAGTAATCTTCCTAGTGAAAGATAACCAACCAAGCAAATATAAGACAGTGATGTTTAAACCTCAGATTTGACAAAGGCTTTACAAGTTCAAGAAAAGGATACAATCTTCTGAGATAAAGATTACACATTATGTTAGCCATCAAGGAAACAATACAAAAGTATTAATACTTTGATCcatttaactaattttataaaacaagaaACAGACAAGAAGTAGAATCCATGGCTTAGCTCTCTAAAAGCAACCAAACAGTTTGATCTGAAGCAAAAAAGGATCTTCTTTTTGAATCTTTTATTTAgcacaaataaataaataaataaataaataaaa is a genomic window containing:
- the LOC108807167 gene encoding protein ABIL2, whose translation is MPESREASNYDEASMEQSMLFSDGLKDLRNLRTQLYSAAEYFELSYTTDDKRQIVVETLKDYAVKALVNTVDHLGSITYKVNDFIDEKVDEVAETELRVSCIEQRLRMCQEYMDHEGRSQQSLVIDTPKFHKRYILPAGETIKTTNLEKLKYFGSSLEDADDWNQFRNAVRATIRETPPPPPPPPVRKSTSQASSPRQPPQRSATFSFTSTVQKKEQDKRSVSPHRFPLLRSGSMATRKSASISRSTTPSKSRSITPIRYPSEPRRSASVRVGFEKENQKETEQQQQQPSKSKRLLKALLSRRKTKKDDTLYTFLDEY